A single region of the Ficedula albicollis isolate OC2 chromosome 11, FicAlb1.5, whole genome shotgun sequence genome encodes:
- the FAM96B gene encoding mitotic spindle-associated MMXD complex subunit MIP18 encodes GRRSGERPVTAREEDDELPDAIDDREIFDLIRSINDPEHPLTLEELNVVEQVRVKVNDAESTVSVEFTPTIPHCSMATLIGLSIKVKLLRSLPDRFKLDVHITPGTHASEHAVNKQLADKERVAAALENSHLLEVVNQCLSARS; translated from the exons gggcgccgctCCGGGGAGCGCCCCGTGACGGCCCGCGAGGAGGACGATGAGCTGCCCGACGCCATCGACGACCGGGAGATCTTCG ATCTCATCCGCTCCATCAATGACCCCGAGCACCCGCTCACCCTGGAGGAGCTGAACGTCGTCGAGCAAGTGCGAGTGAAA GTGAACGATGCCGAGAGCACGGTGTCGGTGGAGTTCACGCCCACCATCCCGCACTGCAGCATGGCCACGCTCATCGGCCTCTCCATCAAGGTCAAACTGCTCCGCTCCCTGCCCGACAGGTTCAAG CTGGATGTTCATATAACACCAGGAACACATGCCTCTGAGCACGCAG TTAATAAACAGCTCGCTGATAAAGAACGTGTGGCAGCTGCTTTGGAAAACTCTCACCTGCTGGAAGTGGTGAATCAGTGTTTGTCTGCTCGGTCATAA
- the RRAD gene encoding GTP-binding protein RAD produces GGAAQQHLHRRSMPVDERDLRALPPEELSGLVRCTSYSPGGQHRQSWASDSSDSVISSGSDSDGSLYKVMLLGEHGVGKTSLARIFGGVEDCADAEEAGNTYDRSIVVDGEEASVVVFDIWEQDDSQWLQNHCMKMGDAYIIVYSVTDKVSFEKASELRIQLRRARQTEDIPIILVGNKSDLVRSREVSVDEGRACAVVFDCKFIETSAALHHNVQDLFEGIVRQIRLRRDSKEDNARRMANAKRRESISKKARRFLGRIVAKNNKKMAFKAKSKSCHDLSVL; encoded by the exons gggggcgcggcgcAGCAGCACCTGCACCGCCGCAGCATGCCCGTGGACGAGCGCGACCTGCGGGCGCTGCCGCCCGAGGAGCTGTCGGGCTTGGTGCGCTGCACCTCGTACAGCCCGGGCGGCCAGCACCGCCAGAGCTGGGCCTCCGACTCCTCCGACTCGGTCATCTCGTCGGGCAGCGACTCGGACGGCAGCCTCTACAAGGTGATGCTGCTGGGCGAGCACGGCGTGGGCAAGACCAGCCTGGCGCGCATCTTCGGCGGCGTGGAGGACTGCGCGGACGCGGAGGAGGCTG GAAATACGTACGACAGATCGATTGTAGTTGATGGAGAAGAAGCGTCTGTCGTGGTGTTTGATATATGGGAGCAG GATGACAGCCAATGGCTCCAGAACCACTGCATGAAAATGGGAGATGCCTATATTATTGTATACTCAGTGACAGACAAAGTCAGTTTTGAAAAGGCTTCTGAGCTACGAATCCAGCTGAGAAGAGCAAGGCAGACAGAGGACATTCCTATTATCCTTGTGGGAAATAAAAGCGACCTGGTCAGGTCCCGGGAGGTCTCAGTTGATG aGGGCCGGGCCTGTGCCGTGGTGTTCGACTGCAAGTTCATCGAGACCTCGGCCGCCCTGCACCACAACGTGCAGGATCTCTTCGAGGGCATCGTGCGGCAGATCCGGCTGCGCAGGGACAGCAAGGAGGACAACGCGCGCAGGATGGCCAACGCCAAGCGCAGGGAGAGCATCAGCAAGAAGGCCAGGCGCTTCCTGGGCAGGATCGTGGCCAAGAACAACAAGAAGATGGCTTTCAAAGCGAAATCCAAGTCCTGCCATGACCTGTCTGTGCTATAG